TTGGATGTGATGCTGGAGAAACTGCGATACGCCATCCACTACCGTGAGGACCCTCTCAGCGGCTGAGAAGTCTTGACAACCCAACGCTCCCGAGCACATACACCcgcaacccccccaccccccaccccacccttgCCAGTTTTACTTTTGACCCCAGCCTCCCTGCACCCCCCCGACACTCCTGGACCTTCCTCTGAGACAGACCACAGTCCTTCATGCTCTCCTGCTCCAACCAAACCATAAACTACATTAGATTTGATTTTGGGTGGCTATTACTGCTTTGCATGTTTATCCCTGCTTTTGGTATCACAGTTTACACCAGTACTTCATTACTTCATTACTGTTTGATGCATATTTCTGTGAGGAATTCAGGGAAGATAATCTGAACTAGCACCGACACCGGCAACGAGTGTCTGTTCTGGCTGAAGTGAAACAACTGTGactgtttccttttcccttCTCCCACCTCTAACTGAGGGTTTGATGCGGTTCAGTCGAGTTCTGTGAAGCTAACAACTTAATGGGATGACTTCAGATCAGCACTTTACGGTCGCGAGTTCAGTTCACGATGTCTGAACACTCTGTCTGCGGTAACGCTTAAGTATTGAACGCATTGGTCTCAGCAGCACGAGCTCTGCTCAGAGTTGCTGAACTTTGCATATCTGTGAAGGAAACAAGCTGTTACTGTCCTAATGCTTAACCTAgctgcctccctctgcctcccctctgTGGGGGTGATGGTCTGAAACATGCCTTTGCTGTAGGAGCCTGCTGGTTGTGTGTTCAAAGAAAGCCCAAATGATTTTCATAGACTTGAGGCGAAGGTACGACTACGACCAGAAAAAGGAAACGTGTGATGCTGCCTATTTTTGACCACGTCAGCTATGAGCAGGCAGAAAATGTGAACAAGTGCTGTACAGGATATTATGTAGTTTACTGCCTGTTTCAAAAATATGAACTGCTAATGGACAAACTAACTTATGGCTATATAAACTCCATACATTTTATCCGAGTCTCCGAAGAGAAGGTATTTAAGTCGTGTAAAAAGTCATATTAATCTATTAGTTTATGAAATTGCTCTTTGGTTTTTGGAATATCCGAGTAGCTTTGGCGGCCTGGAAGGTCTGAGGTTCTGATTTAGTGCATTTCAGGTTTGAAAGGTGAAACCCGTGTTGCTTTGTGAAAACGGGAAGGAGACGATGTTCTGCTCTCCCGCATTGTTTGTGTGCTACTGCTACTGAATGtgcaacaccccccccccctcgctcCCCAACATACacaatctacacacacatatacacacacacacacacacacacacacacacagggggagGGGCGGCGGATTATCTTGAGTTCTGCCTTTTCATAGTTTTCTTTAATGAGAGAAGATCAgaattctgctgttttttttgttttgttttgttcattttaccCATAACCAAATGTTTAGCTATGTAAAAATCaaataggaaaaaaaagtgtaaataacTGACTTTATGTTTGACGGCAGTTTTTATTAATTGCTAATTCACTTCACCTTATAATTTTTGTTTTCGGTTTGCACTACTCTTCCAAGAAAAGATTCTAAAAATGAGCAAACTAGGCGATGTCTGTTGGATATCCGGTTTgttgtgttgttattttttatgaatTTTGGAAATACCAGTAATCTTATCACCTTTGTCTTGTACTCAGATGGATTCTTCTACTCATggtgaaacatgttttcttgtgTGAGTAAAATCGCCATTTTACTTGGATagaactgaaaaacacaacagaattgATATTTGACGCATATTGGATTGTTGAATTGCTTGCGAGTTTCGGTTCAGTTCTTTTGAAGGGTGATTATACCGCTGCTAACAGGGACGCTCTCTCTTCGACTTCCTGCTCCTCCGGGGGAGTAGATAAGGTTATAAAAAGGACATATCCATACAAAGAGGTGTTGCGATAAAATGTGTGCTGTACATTTACTTGATATTTATTACAATTATTTATGGTTGCATTAACTTAACTTTTACTGTCTTACCTCTGCACATCAGAAACTTAACATATCTAAAATGGATTATACAGATGTAAAGAATCAGATGGCATTTGAGATTTCTGTGTCACAATAAAGAAATGTCTTCATGTACAAACAGTTTGATCGTTTGTCTTTTACgtgttcattttctgtgttttagttCATCTTCCTTTACGATGTTGCTCAGATAAACACTGGTtgggaaaacatgttttgtaaATGGATGTTTTCTATTGCCAAATCCCCTGAAAGTGGCTCATTTGCATGCTTGAACTGACTGAACGGGGTTGATGTGGTGAAGCAGACATGCGTGCTACATGATGATGGCTGTTGATGGTGATGAATGATGCTGGTGAAGcctcttctatttttttttgcctccgTTAGGACATGCTTTTCATGCGAGGCCTCGCGACCAACTGGTTATGTCACCACAGCCCGTAAACCAGACACCTTTTCAAAGCAGTGAGTGCTGGGCCAGACCAGTTCCAACTGGATCTCTAGTGACTGACACTGTCCCTTCAACCTCATTGTATGCTATGTTCAAAAGGGACCATTTGCATCTATAGAGGCAAAAAAATGGTCTGAAgtaattgtatttatttctgcGTTACATTGCAAATTCAGTTAATAGGAGTCTTGTATTATTTATGTGTAACTCCCACAGCTGAGCTAACACCTTTATCGGCTGacttttcctcatgtttttaagtaaaatttccCATCTTTCATTCAAGAAACCACAAGGTTACCCAGGAGGAATTCTAGGAATGTCTGCAGCATGTTGACTGCTTTGGTTTCAAAGGAACCAATCAGCTGTCCCCCTTCTCTCTGACATAATGACCCTCCGCCCTTGTTTTAATGACTCTCCCCTGACCAATGAGCAGCAAGGAAAAGTGCCACATCCCCCAGCAATCCGGCCAATTGAACGCCGGGAGGCTGAGTGTATTCAAAAGGCGTGGAGACATCTGCTGTGGTCATGCGACAGCCGGCTGACCTAAAGACCTCTGAGGCTGCTTGACCTGCCTGGAAACCACTGCTGCATGAACTCAATTAAAATCCTCCCTCTGCGAAGTGTGcaggacatgaaaacatgtttttctgtgtcgAGCCAACTCACTTACAGCCTTGAGTTGTAGGTCAAATTTAAAACTTCATGGCTGACTCACTCATTCATGAGGGATTGTGAAGGATGTGATCCTGAATGCGTCTTTCCAAAGCACTCattgaggagagaggagcttaATTAGAAAGTAAGCTACTGAGACTGCAGGGCTAATAATGAATTGTTGCACAATGAATAGTTTAATGGCAGTGGAGAGACTGTAATGAAGCCTCAGCCCAAATAATAACTTTACATTTGCATTGTTTGCACATAGCAAACACAATATACAGCATGTAGACATTCAGTATACGCATATAgtgaagtacttttactttggagGCATGTTTTGAAGAGTACaattaaaaacatgacatgttCAGTCATTAAGGATATTCTGTAGAGTATAAAGAGCCCAACTAAGGCTGGATTTTTGACTGATACACTCGTCTGATACTGATACAGCAATAAAAATTTACCTGCAATAAGCTAATATTGGCCATAAGTCCATTCATGTATTATTTACCTGCTGGTTAAAGCTTATGCTGTGAGGAAGTGGATCAATCTTTATTTTACATCCCACCTGCAGCCAGGAATAAGAAACTGTCAAAGCAGGGAAGTAATTCTTCAGGCAGAATATTCAGAAATATACTTTATTCATTCTTAAATACATTCCAAAGTACAAAAGCAGAGGAACAACATACAAGTACTTTTACAAAGCaagcaaatgcaaaaacaagTCAGAAACTACCTCTACCAGAGCAGCGTCACaatcacattttcagcagaaaaaaaaaagtccctccagcagctccgtCCCACTTTCGTCTCAGTGCTCGGGAGAGTTTCGGTCTGGAATGATTCGATCTCTGGAGCACATGAATGACGGGGTTCACGGATTGAGACCAGCTGATGGAGGAATGCAGGAAAGGTCAGGCAGACGTGAGGTGGCCGCCAGCGCTAGATAATACCAAGCTGCTTTTTCAGCCTCCATAGCTGCTCCATGCTGATGTTGTTGCCGCCGCACACCACGATGACCACGGGGCCCAGGCGCTGCGCCAGCTTGCCCTCGTCCTGCAGCCTTTTGATAACGCCGCTGTACACGGCTGCCAGGGCAGCGCCGCAGGCAGGCTCCACCAGGACCTTCTCATCATCTGCACAAAGAGGACAGATCCGTCTCACGGCTGGTTTGGTGCCATTTTggagctgctgtgagtgtgcTCAGGTCGTACTCACCTACAAAGCGTTCCACAGCTTTTACGGCCTCCTGGTCTGTGACGACTTGTGAGAAAACCGTGTGCTCGTTCACCAGTTTGAGAGTCTGCGCAGACACTCTTGTCAGGCCCAGTGTGGTCGCAACACTggagagcaaaaagaaaagccagTCTAGAGAAAAATGTGGGGTCATGTTACCTGAGTCTAATATCCGTCATTAGGTTTTTTTACCTGGTGATTTCAGGTAGAGTGACCAGCTCCCCGGCCTTCATCGCTGCACTGAGGCTGTGCGCTCCCAAGGTTTCCATCGCTACGATGGGCACATCAGCCCAGTCGGCACGACGCAGACCCTCCACCACCCCGTTCAGCAGGCCTCCACCTCCCACCGACAACACTACCGCTCCTGGCTTCTCCCTCAGGTCTtgctccagctccttcaccagAGATGTGTGGCcttccctgcacacacacacacacacacactgtcagtttCCTGGAAATTCATTGATTTCAGCATAATGTGAAAAAGCAAATTTTGAGGCAATAAATCTCCCATAAATGTGAGTCTGTTCTAAAATGCTGATCATATCACAAGTagctgatgatgtcagtgatTTATGGCTGTGTTTAACACCTCGACTGTGACGCTCAACGTGTAAATGAATTGTCTGACACCTTCTCAGAGTTCTAAGATAGCGTGTTTCTGACGCAACAACTCGTCCAGCCCCTGAACGGCTCCAAGCATGAGCATGACTGACAGGACATGATAACACAGGTGTTGCTATCAGTCactttgaaattgaaaacaATTTGATTTCCTTTAGGAGGAGTCTTATCgccctcgctctctgtctcctgaTGATAGACCACAATGCAAGTCTTTCTGCACAGAGTAGCCTACATACTAACGTCACTGCTGCCACTCTCCTTGAAGGCCAGACGGGCTGTGTCTCTTACCAGATGAGGGGATCATCAAAGGGGGAGATGAAGATCCAGCCGGGGTTGTTTGCCACAAGCTGCTGTCCGTATTCAATGCTTTCATTTAGAGCCTGAAAAAGATCAGACGCGGCTTCATTTAATCTGATGAGCTGAAGCAACAACAGCCGTCAGAACATGTTGTGCatgtctttgctgcagtgtctctTCTCAGCACATCATGGAGCTTTACTCAACATTTATTCTCCACTTTGATTAGATTTCTGCATCAGTGCATGAATCAATAAAACCATTTGAATTCATTTGTCTGCTGGTGTCGTCTCATCATTTTGCATTCACAGTGGGTCAAAAGTATCACAACTgggtgaagaaaaataaaagagtaATAATAATGGTGCACAAAATTGAACCAGAATCCACCATTACTTACATTTATTAGCATctattctggaaaaaaaagaaaaagtttggtGTAAAGAGCGTAGAAAACAACACGTGAAATGAACCAACCTTCCCATGAATAACCACGGTGGCGCCTTCGTCCTTCAGCCTGTCCACTGTTGGGTTCGGTGTCACACTTGGAACTACTATGGTTGCAGGTACCCCAAGCTGACGGGCAGAGTAAGCTGCGGCCATACCAGCGTTTCCACCTGTGGGCCAATAGTGTCAAAGattacacactcaaacacaccaaCAGAGCCAAAGACAAGCCTTAAACAGAGGTATTTTGCTCCAGCGCTCACCTGAACAGCACACAAAGCGCTCACATCCTCGCTCTGCCCACTGCAAGGAGAAAGAGACATTACAGCCAAGAGTGTTGCAGAGTCCAGCAAGACCGGATCTGACACACTTCAACTGGTCCACACTCTGCCAAACAGGGCTGACACATCATcccaggacaggagaggagaggatcaCTCACAGTTTTACAGAGGTGTCCGATGCCCCGGATCTTAAAGGATCCCGTGGGCTGCGATGAATCCAGCTTGAGGTAAACGGAGGTCCCAGCTACTTTAGTCAGGGCGAGGCTCTGCCTCACTGGAGTGGCCACATGGAGAGGCTGCTGGGTCTTCATATCGCTGTGGAACACCAGTAAAGAAACGTTAAGGggctgtttcctctttcctcgGAGGTCATAGATGACTTTATGCTTCGGCTTACCAGACGTCTCAGATGATGACAGGATGAGCTGCTCCGGTTATGGATGATCCCAAACTTCCTTATTTCTCTTGTATTGCATGTGAAGGGCATATATACCTACTTGTGCTGTGGGCTTGTCAAAGGAGGCCCACTTGTCGACCAATCAGCACCAGGCCTTCAGGCAGCAGACCCTCCCAGTGACAGGGAGTCAGAAGCAGGCTGAGGATGAACGAAATCGCCCCCATTGAATTTCAGCCCACTTTcttcaacaacaaacacttttCAAGGATGAGTCAGGGTCTGATGTGAACTGGGCTCCTCAAACAGTCTGCACTGGTGTGACTGGAAGGACTGGGAGCTAAATGGGaaaaagaatgagaaaataaaaaaacaagatttccagctgctgctgttgtaataAAGAAGGAATATTTTCATCTGATTGTGCAGAATAGAAAGCGTGTAAACACATGTCTCCCCGGTCATCATTACATAATTTCGCCCTCTTCTCGCCTCCGTTGTGACCCCAATGACATTTTTACACGCTGTCCTTCGCGTGTTCCTCTCCCCTCTAAAGGAGTTGCGTGCCCCGCTGGCATTACCAAAAGAGTCGCTCCTATTTTCGCCCCGATGGTCAAATACCAAAAGCGGGCTGAGAGCGGCCTCCGTGCGGACGGTTCAAACCTGCACGATCCGGAGTCCCGGCGCTGAGAGCTGCCTCAAACCAAGAGGAGCACAGCGCCTTTAGATCAGGCTCCAgactgacagaggaagaggaaaaatgctcaaaatgagCCACCAAATGGCCTTAAATAACATGtaagtggtggaatgtaactgagtACCTCGTTACTCAAAGGAAGGTCAGTGAGTACTGTTTCTGATTCTTCATGAGAAATACTGGAGGTGGACTTTTTACGCTATGAGCGGATTTTAATGGAAAACTcacattattcatttattaaatATGACGACTCGTTACAGAATGTATAAAGTCATCAAAATGAgccccaccaccaccttcaaatataaaaaaaatactgaataattactttttaaaaaggCTTGAATGAGTTTGTattcaggacttttacttgtaatagaGTATCTCTCCATTTTACTTGAGTActtcttcactgtcactgaacGTTGGTCAGTCTGTCAggtgagaaaaagcagctgaTTAAATGAGCTGGCTCAAgtaaaaatgctctttaaatatttcatttttcataatttgaagacagcagggagagagacactttATGCAGGAAGTCAGTCAGAGAACCGCGGATCCCACTCTTCATCTTaacaatacaacacaatacaATAAGTGCTTGCCTCcattaagtttcagctttggcCCCTCAAGGGAAAAAGTTTGGGTCTCCCTGGTCTATGCACTAAGTAACCTGCAGGTTATTTGGCCTGTATATTTAACCATACCCATCAGGAGCTGCTACATCAGTAGAAATACTGAAACCAAGCTTTATAGCAGGCAGGGAAGTCTGGGGAGCACAGTGCATCTGTCAGCGCTCGGCATGGATAACGTCATAGTTAAATATGGGCTTGATCTTCAAGTTTGGatgcataaacagaaaaaaaagaaaaggagacacaaacatcaaaacaagtTTCCAAATCTCTTCATACAGTcatcaacaaaacagaaaatactgcCAAAAAAACCTCTTTCAACAGTCATTTAGTGGAGAAATGAAGCTTTAACTCTCtcacagtaaaagtaaaaatctatttattttatgttattatcACAATGCATTTAATGCTCAATCATCTGTTCACATGGGTGTTCTTTTATTTTATGGACTATTACTTAATGCACCTGTAGCAGCAGTCCACAGTTAGATACACATTTATCCATAATCACTCACTCACTATATTTGCTACCAAACTACACGAAGAAAGCGTCCATGAAGATGAATTCATGGTAAAATGAACAtaataacagaacaaaatgtgGGCCTAaatttttcatgtttgctctTTCACAGCGAAGAACTGCAGAAAGTCCAGAAACGACACGACGGAGGCTACAGTCAAGTCACTCCCTTGTTTGGCAGTGATTTTTGGCATGACCACGTGATGCACAAACAGAGctttaaataaaaagttaaaatgagAGCAACTGTCTCAGTTTGTCATTTAAggtatttacattttatcttTGCGATCAGTGTTACATGTTGAAAGCTCACATGGTGACACAAACAAGCTGCATTTCCATGTTATTAATATCATATTTTGCACAAAGCCTACTGGATAATTTTAAACCTTTAACCCAGGAGTGCAAAGCATTTCCCGCTCCACCCATTTTAAAGCTCCAACTTCATTTCAATGCTTCTGTGGATGTAAATCTAAATATAACCATTGGGTGTTCTCAAAAATATGCAGCAGCCAAACTGAAAGCAAGACGCGTTTTCATAGAAAGTGCACAGGAAAGTTTAAACGGCGGCCTTTGTTCTcggagacattttgacatgtcagaGTAGGAGCAGCACAGGTGGAGCCTGCTACATTATCAACGTCCCAGTGAAAGCCATGCCAGTGACCCAGCATGACAATACCAGTGGCCCCAAAGTGGAAACAGCTAAATGCAAAGCAGCCATCATCAGTGCTGTTAATTACACGTGTGCTTTTCCTGCCTGCTCTGACATGCCACAACGTTTGCTGTGAAAAAAGGCTTATTGCAGGACTTCTGTTACTTTGCCTCAGTTTGCAGGGAATTACACGACAGCTGGTGTCAAGGCCGAAAGCTACTCAGTAAAGGATTGTTACACCATCTGCTGGTGAGGAACTGCACAtacaaaaaatatgttttatcttAGAGCAGTCTGCTTCAGCTCCTGGTTTTATTACACAGACTTCTTGCCTAAAATCTCATTAAAATCATTCTGCAGTCCTAGTCTGAAGGGCTAGAAACAGTTATGTATTAATATATATCTGTAGTAACTTTGGAGGATGTGAGAGATTCAGGaaaatgctccagaaacaccgAACAAAAAAAGAGTTGAAATACCTGCAGGGCCTCTCACCTGCACGGGTTGTGATTGGTTGTCAGTATTCACAAAGAAGCAACACCACAGAGTAAAAATACTCGATTAAAGTGAaactttgtgttgcacttaCTGAAGGTATTACCAGCAAAGTGCACTTCAGGTATCAAAAGTGAAAGCATTCATTAGGCAGGTGGAATGTCAGTGTACAGGTCACTCAGTaataacacacatgcagaagcagtattcattttcatttgaggACCCCCGCCTGTGACCCTTTCAAACCCTTTAGCACCTGTTTACTCTCTGGGTCTACCACTCGTCATACAACCGTCatccagctgtttctgtttgctggTTAACTGTTCATTGGCCCTTGATGTGAACTCATGTATCCAAATCTCTGAACAATTTCATTCTCACCAGAAAATAAACCGCTTTGATTAAGTTTCCCTCTGACGCCGACCTCAGGCCGAACTGTTCACAACCACATGGTGCTGGCCCGACGAACGCAATGACAACTTCTATTTTCCTAATGAGATGTCAGCACAGTGCTTGGATCTACGTTTATGCCTGACAGTGAAGCTCTCATTATGTTTAATGCTGAAGAAATGTCAGAGTGCTCCTCACTCTTTCTGTGTTTATCGAATAATGACTGGCGCTGTTTGAGCCTGTTTAAAGTGCATCTGCTTTGTCTGTTCGatgtggatgtgaatgacaTTGAACACCGAATTTCATCTCAGCTAAATTTTCAAAGTATTTTCTCCTGCTCAGCTACAGTTTTCAGATGGTGCAACACtgaagaaacagcaaaatgttgtttttcatctgttgtcTTTTGAACATCTCACACCAGGCGTGTCCAGGTGAGTGGCACTGGCCACCCCTGAAATCTGATTGGTCACCCCATATGCCACTCCACTGTCCTAAAGTTTGTTTGGCTACTTGCACAGTTAGAAGCATATTTTtgaatgtgcatgttttcttatGCATGTAACTACTTTTTGAGGGTGTGATGAAGTATGGAAACATCACATATGCTGTGTAGTGACTGACAGGATTATTTACTagcttaattaaaaaaatgtaaacacggGAATGTAGGAACAATGCAATAAAATCTAAGATACTGTAATGTTAGTAATTCAAGTAGATCTGAAAAATGGTGAATTACTGCTCACAGTAAGTTACATCATTGGTTcaaatgtgttgacaagaaaGTCTGCAGATGAGAAATGTGTATTGATGACAGTAACGACAGTTGCTGCTCGATAGCAAAAGTGCTTTTTGAAACATGACGTCTGGTTTTTGCATGTGCGCCGCTGATCATTGAGGACACTTTATCATGTATTCTTGCACATTTAGACACATGTTTTTACCTACAATACGAGGCGCCGGTGTGGGGCACCGGCAGGCTGGGAGAGGTGCCCCCTTTTCATCTCCCCCCTGCCCTCACTGAGTCTTTGAACGCCTCTGACCTGAAAGTTCGCTCCCATTTGCTTTGAAATCCCCTGAAATAAATGGTTTGTAACAGCAAACACTAACTGTAGAAACCAATCAAAGCATAACCGACTGATACATTGATTAATGGCGCGTTTCTACAGCTGGCTGCGGCTCCCTCTGACCTCCATGCCTCCCTCCGCACAGCGCTCCAAACCCGCTATGGCAACAGGGGAAAAAgacacgaaaaaaaaaaaaaaaaaaaaaaaaaaaaaaaaggaaaaggaaaagatttGACAACATGGCGCACTTCTTTCCTTGAGAAAAGTTTCTCCTGGACGCCACTCGGCTCAGTGTTTGTGGAATTTCCTCGTCGACCCTCGCGGCTCAGCGTGGACTTGTTGGCTGACTTTTGGACACCTCTGGACGCAGAAACGGTCGACAAAAAAAGCGAAGAAGGAGTGTGATGGGATGAGAGCGATAACCCGTCTCACAAACcagagcagtcagacaggaTGGAGAAGCAAGCGACTCTGAAAGAAAAGGTAAACACGTTCAAAAAGTGCTGCTTTGTGCACTGCCGTGCGAGCTGCCATTTTTCTACTCGCTGGCACTTTATTTCCCCGCTGAATAACACTTTTTACCTCGCGTCCTGGACAGGAAATACCAAATGGCCATTCCTGCGCAAACCTCGTAAAAGACCTCTATCGATTTTCCAGTCATGCATACTGTACTGAGCTGCACGGTGGACGTGCGGGCTCTCCTGGCGCAGACAATAGCCAACAGAAATGGGATTTAAAATGTCAATGCAAGAGCGCACAGATTGCAAAATAAACCCAAACCGCGCTTATTTTGTCACTGCATGCGCAGAGAAGCTCGCGCTGCCAGGATCCCCCAGTGGCAGTAAGTTTGCGTTTATTGCCATGAACAAATCCTCATAATTCCCAACAAAACTGGAACTCTGCGCAGTCCAgactgtgtttgcattttggGCTCGTCGCTGTCTCTTTGTCTCGTCATGATGAAGTTGGTGGGGTGTCCTGTGTGCAGGCTCTcattatctctccctctccacccttCCTGCCACATACAGCAGGCAGCCCCCGGTGTGTTGCACCAGCTGACCCTCCTGCAGAATCACCCCTCTCTCTGGTGCAGATCAGCTGAAGTCAGCCGCTGGAGGGTTTGTTTCAAGGGGAGATCTGCATGCTCTCCAGCTCTGGAAGCACTAATCTATAATAGATGCTTCTCCTGACATTTCTGTGGGAGCAGAGCCTTTGAATGTCAGCAGCATGCGTGACTGTGCTGTCAGTGGTGAAGTGGGGGTCACTCTTTCTGAAGGGTGGGTAGCCTCAAACCCCAAAAGTGAAGTCTTGTTTTTAACCCCCCCGGTGCACAAATCCCACTGGTTTACTGGTGATAATGCAGCGTAATTGATCTTTTAACCAAGTGAAGTCGTGccagagagaagcaggaagtCGATCCTTTTCCATGCTGTCATGTGATGGAAATGATCATTTACTGGCCATCATGCAAGAAAAGGTGGAAAAGATGAAGGCTGCAAGAAAGCGTCTGATTGGTAGAGCGCTGTAACTTGATGTTAAATCTGCTTGATACCCAAAGCCCTCATGTCGGCTGCTTCGACTCCCTGGGCCTCTGGAAGTAATTACCCGGCCTGCCCTATCCCAGAATTCAGTCTGAGGAGGTGTGGTGAGAAAGAGGTATAATGGAAGTTGGCCCTAAAAACATGCAACCCGAGATGAATTTCATGATTCAGTAACACTCAGCAAACCGTCGCCGTTAAATGGATGCGGCACTCATCTACTTAATCAATCAGACTGTATTGGTTGGATGAAGTTCCAGTAAGACGTGAGTCAATATGATAATTGCTCTCACATTCAGATGGTTTGGCTGCCAGTTGGTTGAGGAGGTTAACAAGTTGAGTTTGAATGGGAGCAGAAACGGATTCAGTCCCACGTCAGTGCCGATGGCCTCGCGCTCAGCCAGGTATTATCTGAGCGCAGAAGGAGATTGGTGTGTGGAATGAGCAcgagagaggaagaacaggtCATCAACGTCAGGACAGATTcaggctttattttgaaggagcaGGACGTGAAGGATAAAAGTTGCTGAGCTAAAGACCCACATTTATTAACTCTGATGAACCAGTCCTTATTATTGAATGAGCCTTGGACTTTAACAATAAATGAAAGTTACATGTGCTGTGCAGATGGTCTTTATCCGGgttaaaacactgctgacagaaCAATAACTTCTTGTTTTGGAAgccttgtttttaattttaggTCATGCCACAGTACAcccccacagacacactgatgctTCGTGCA
This Chaetodon auriga isolate fChaAug3 chromosome 5, fChaAug3.hap1, whole genome shotgun sequence DNA region includes the following protein-coding sequences:
- the LOC143321264 gene encoding L-serine dehydratase/L-threonine deaminase-like, with translation MKTQQPLHVATPVRQSLALTKVAGTSVYLKLDSSQPTGSFKIRGIGHLCKTWAERGCERFVCCSGGNAGMAAAYSARQLGVPATIVVPSVTPNPTVDRLKDEGATVVIHGKALNESIEYGQQLVANNPGWIFISPFDDPLIWEGHTSLVKELEQDLREKPGAVVLSVGGGGLLNGVVEGLRRADWADVPIVAMETLGAHSLSAAMKAGELVTLPEITSVATTLGLTRVSAQTLKLVNEHTVFSQVVTDQEAVKAVERFVDDEKVLVEPACGAALAAVYSGVIKRLQDEGKLAQRLGPVVIVVCGGNNISMEQLWRLKKQLGII